In a single window of the Agromyces sp. H17E-10 genome:
- a CDS encoding oxygenase MpaB family protein: MHDDELLFRRHAAEGVLLLGGGAAILLQLADPRVARGVARHSDFAHRPLDRLFGTLDYVYAVGFGDEDVVREAVRRVNRRHGPVRGAGDGDSPGYDAFDAETQRWVAATILATALALEERLWGPLDPRVADVIVRGYGALGSHLQAGRAGWPQSRAEFDAWWLHRLAAVEVGDEARQVARTLLGASSALPRGSGMLLPFVRLMTAALLPPSVRDAYGFRWTPRTDRVSTAWLRVIAAGWPCLPRFVRQAPMRASLRRATRSNRYAGR; encoded by the coding sequence ATGCACGACGACGAACTCCTCTTCCGCCGCCATGCCGCCGAGGGAGTTCTCCTGCTCGGCGGCGGCGCGGCCATCCTGCTGCAGCTCGCCGACCCGCGGGTCGCGCGCGGGGTCGCCCGTCACAGCGACTTCGCCCACCGTCCGCTCGATCGACTCTTCGGCACGCTCGACTACGTCTACGCGGTGGGCTTCGGCGACGAGGACGTCGTGCGCGAGGCGGTGCGCCGCGTCAACCGGCGGCACGGCCCCGTACGCGGCGCGGGCGACGGCGACTCCCCCGGCTACGACGCGTTCGACGCCGAGACCCAGCGCTGGGTCGCCGCGACCATCCTGGCGACCGCGCTCGCGCTCGAGGAACGGCTGTGGGGTCCGCTCGACCCCCGGGTCGCCGACGTGATCGTGCGGGGCTACGGCGCGCTCGGCTCGCACCTCCAGGCCGGTCGGGCGGGGTGGCCGCAGTCCCGCGCCGAGTTCGACGCGTGGTGGCTGCACCGCCTCGCAGCGGTCGAGGTCGGCGACGAAGCGCGACAGGTCGCGCGCACGCTGTTGGGCGCGTCGAGCGCACTGCCGCGGGGGTCGGGGATGCTGCTGCCGTTCGTCCGCCTCATGACGGCGGCCCTCCTGCCGCCGTCGGTGCGCGACGCGTACGGGTTCCGCTGGACCCCGCGAACCGACCGCGTGAGCACCGCGTGGCTCCGGGTGATCGCCGCCGGCTGGCCATGCCTTCCGAGGTTCGTGCGGCAGGCACCGATGCGGGCCTCGCTCAGGCGCGCGACGCGGTCGAACCGGTACGCTGGGCGGTGA
- a CDS encoding YceI family protein — MTTTAPTIEIPGYRAGTWTIDPTHSEVGFQIRHLMISKVKGKFERFNATFVTAENPLDSSVTASAEVASVNTNEPNRDAHLRTGDFFEAETYPTIDFVSTGVRVEKGDFKVDGELTIRGITKPVTFDFDFGGFGGDPYGNYKGGASAKAVINREDFGLMYNAALETGGVLLGDQVTITLELQAALQQ, encoded by the coding sequence ATGACGACCACCGCCCCGACGATCGAGATCCCCGGCTACCGCGCAGGCACCTGGACCATCGACCCCACGCACAGCGAGGTCGGCTTCCAGATCCGCCACCTGATGATCAGCAAGGTCAAGGGCAAGTTCGAGCGCTTCAACGCGACCTTCGTCACTGCGGAGAACCCGCTCGACTCGAGCGTCACGGCGTCGGCCGAGGTCGCCTCGGTCAACACGAACGAGCCGAACCGGGACGCGCACCTGCGCACCGGCGACTTCTTCGAGGCCGAGACCTACCCGACCATCGACTTCGTCTCGACCGGCGTGCGCGTCGAGAAGGGCGACTTCAAGGTCGACGGCGAGCTCACGATCCGCGGCATCACGAAGCCGGTCACCTTCGACTTCGACTTCGGCGGCTTCGGCGGCGACCCGTACGGCAACTACAAGGGCGGCGCCTCGGCGAAGGCCGTCATCAACCGCGAGGACTTCGGCCTGATGTACAACGCCGCGCTCGAGACCGGTGGCGTGCTGCTCGGCGACCAGGTGACCATCACCCTCGAGCTGCAGGCGGCGCTCCAGCAGTAA
- a CDS encoding Lrp/AsnC family transcriptional regulator: protein MTPQAPHQNEALDSIDRRIVAELSRDGRLSVRTLADRVHISRTAAHNRLQQLQQRGVITGFGAQIDRRSIGLHISALVVVRIGEVSWEEIAAKLATLPFVEKVQAVSGDIDIILTVSAPDHEQLSQAILRDIHDMPGVVSTRSHLILEEIDGQPPAQTLDIWRS from the coding sequence ATGACCCCGCAGGCACCGCATCAGAACGAGGCGCTCGACAGCATCGACCGCCGCATCGTGGCCGAACTCAGCCGCGACGGTCGCCTCTCGGTGCGCACCCTCGCCGACCGGGTGCACATCTCCCGAACCGCGGCGCACAACCGACTCCAGCAACTGCAGCAGCGGGGCGTGATCACCGGCTTCGGTGCACAGATCGACCGCCGTTCGATCGGGCTGCACATCTCGGCGCTCGTCGTGGTGCGCATCGGCGAAGTCTCGTGGGAGGAGATCGCCGCGAAGCTCGCCACCCTGCCGTTCGTCGAGAAGGTGCAGGCCGTGTCGGGCGACATCGACATCATCCTCACGGTCAGTGCGCCCGACCATGAGCAGCTGAGCCAGGCGATCCTCCGCGACATCCACGACATGCCCGGCGTCGTCTCGACGCGCAGCCACCTCATCCTCGAAGAGATCGACGGGCAGCCGCCCGCGCAGACCCTGGACATCTGGCGCAGCTGA
- a CDS encoding winged helix DNA-binding domain-containing protein: MTTDASPGTSLTALRAARLRAQGLASPFGSPSEAIEHLVCVQAQDLAAAKWVLGARLADASEAAIDAAIEDRRVVRSWPMRGTLHFVDPAMLRPILRIAAPRARLRSAKLERDEGLDAHVLATAREVAIGLLSGGRSATRDELQAAWSAVGISTDGQRGYHLIWVLATEGLLCNGPVETRARQRFVLLDEWSPASSSEPGDDEALARLFTGYARGHGPVTVRDFAWWTGLTLTQARAAAAEAGATVQPWGDDHFVAVDAPTPTAAPDGDHVLAPFDEYFLGYGDRTAYCSPDDALRVVPGKNGLFLPILVRDGEVVGTWRRSPERRAGTTVTLDPFRAGTDLEGFAPALERWAEFWSVRLAGVEAAAAG, translated from the coding sequence ATGACGACGGATGCCTCGCCCGGGACTTCGCTCACGGCGCTGCGCGCCGCCCGACTCCGTGCGCAGGGACTCGCCTCGCCGTTCGGCTCGCCCTCCGAGGCGATCGAACACCTCGTCTGCGTGCAGGCGCAAGACCTCGCCGCGGCGAAGTGGGTGCTCGGCGCCCGCCTGGCCGACGCGAGCGAGGCCGCGATCGACGCCGCGATCGAGGATCGCCGGGTGGTGCGCTCGTGGCCGATGCGCGGAACGCTGCATTTCGTTGACCCGGCGATGCTGCGACCGATCCTGCGGATCGCGGCGCCTCGCGCCCGCCTGCGCTCCGCCAAGCTCGAGCGCGACGAGGGGCTCGACGCGCACGTGCTCGCCACGGCGCGCGAGGTGGCGATCGGCCTGCTCAGTGGCGGCCGCTCCGCCACGCGCGACGAACTGCAGGCCGCTTGGAGCGCCGTGGGCATCTCGACCGACGGGCAGCGCGGCTATCACCTCATCTGGGTGCTCGCGACCGAGGGGCTGCTCTGCAACGGCCCCGTCGAGACCCGGGCACGCCAACGGTTCGTCCTGCTCGACGAATGGTCGCCGGCGTCGTCATCGGAGCCGGGCGACGACGAGGCGCTCGCGCGACTGTTCACCGGGTACGCGCGCGGGCACGGCCCCGTCACCGTTCGGGACTTCGCCTGGTGGACCGGGCTGACGCTCACGCAGGCGCGCGCGGCAGCCGCCGAGGCGGGTGCAACGGTGCAGCCGTGGGGCGACGACCACTTCGTCGCCGTCGACGCGCCGACGCCGACGGCCGCTCCCGACGGCGACCACGTGCTCGCGCCGTTCGACGAGTACTTCCTCGGCTACGGCGATCGCACGGCGTACTGCTCCCCCGACGACGCGCTCCGCGTCGTGCCCGGAAAGAACGGGCTCTTCCTGCCGATCCTGGTGCGCGACGGCGAGGTCGTCGGCACCTGGCGCCGCTCGCCCGAGCGCCGTGCGGGCACGACGGTGACCCTCGACCCGTTCCGCGCGGGCACCGACCTCGAGGGCTTCGCACCCGCGCTCGAGCGCTGGGCTGAATTCTGGTCGGTGCGGCTCGCCGGGGTCGAGGCGGCCGCCGCCGGTTGA
- a CDS encoding glycoside hydrolase family 3 N-terminal domain-containing protein — translation MRFPRLLPVTMLAVGALALVGCASDSSPSGATATATATAEPRATATPTPTVDATEAWVAERVAAMTVAEKAAALLMLHAPGTDPGPIRALLEQGTSGVILMGDNIAGDAASMHALTEALMVDPELVPLVAIDEEGGEVQRLDWDTAATAEALRDAPPADTTAAFAARSASVAAGGANVNFGVIADVTADPDSFIAGRVLGTEPQAAADRVAAAVAGERGVVATTLKHFPGHGAAPGDSHSSIPSAPLDLAAWRAGPALPFAAGIDAGAELVMTGHLAYPAIDPAPASLSPEWHRILRDELGFDGVVVTDDMLMLQHNGLPEYADPGENAVRAIAAGSDLLLYVLPADPSEFGISVDGLVGAIGAAVSSGRIPEARLDDAVTRVLTLRRELS, via the coding sequence GTGCGCTTCCCCCGCCTCCTGCCCGTGACGATGCTCGCCGTCGGCGCACTCGCGCTCGTCGGCTGCGCCTCGGATTCGTCGCCCTCGGGGGCGACCGCGACGGCGACGGCGACGGCAGAGCCCCGTGCGACGGCGACTCCCACCCCGACGGTCGACGCGACCGAGGCGTGGGTGGCCGAACGCGTCGCCGCCATGACGGTCGCCGAGAAGGCTGCGGCACTGCTCATGCTGCACGCCCCCGGCACCGATCCCGGGCCGATTCGCGCACTGCTCGAGCAGGGCACCTCGGGCGTCATCCTCATGGGCGACAACATCGCGGGGGATGCCGCGTCGATGCACGCGCTGACCGAGGCCCTGATGGTCGATCCCGAGCTCGTGCCGCTCGTCGCGATCGACGAGGAGGGCGGCGAGGTGCAGCGCCTCGACTGGGACACCGCGGCGACCGCCGAGGCGCTGCGCGACGCTCCGCCGGCCGACACGACCGCGGCGTTCGCGGCGCGGTCGGCGAGCGTCGCGGCGGGCGGCGCGAACGTCAACTTCGGCGTCATCGCCGACGTCACCGCCGACCCCGACTCCTTCATCGCCGGGCGGGTACTCGGCACCGAGCCGCAGGCCGCGGCCGATCGGGTCGCGGCGGCCGTCGCCGGCGAACGCGGCGTGGTCGCGACGACGCTCAAGCACTTCCCGGGCCACGGCGCCGCGCCGGGCGACTCGCACTCCAGCATCCCGAGCGCACCGCTCGACCTCGCGGCGTGGCGTGCCGGCCCGGCGCTGCCGTTCGCAGCGGGCATCGATGCCGGCGCCGAGCTCGTGATGACCGGCCACCTCGCGTACCCGGCGATCGATCCGGCCCCCGCGTCGCTCTCGCCCGAGTGGCACCGCATCCTGCGCGACGAGCTCGGCTTCGACGGGGTGGTCGTCACCGACGACATGCTCATGCTGCAGCACAACGGCCTGCCCGAGTACGCCGACCCCGGTGAGAACGCGGTGCGCGCGATCGCCGCCGGCTCCGACCTGCTGCTCTACGTGCTGCCGGCGGACCCGTCGGAGTTCGGCATCTCGGTCGACGGGCTCGTCGGCGCGATCGGCGCCGCCGTCTCGTCGGGCCGTATCCCCGAAGCGCGGCTCGACGATGCCGTCACCCGCGTGCTCACGCTCCGTCGTGAACTGAGTTGA
- the pdhA gene encoding pyruvate dehydrogenase (acetyl-transferring) E1 component subunit alpha codes for MSLNVEHLPTRTLPAEKPLRLLDNAGHAVTGASTGGFSLPDVDTLLDLYRKMVVARRFDVQVTALTKQGRLATYPSAYGQEACEIGAVASLDPVDWLFPTYRDSIALLTRGIAPGEILQSFRGDWHNGYDQHAYRTAAQATPLATQALHAVGLAHAARLRRDPIVSLTYLGDGATSEGDAHEAFNFAAVWQTPTVFIVQNNQFAISTPLARQTHATTLADKAVGYGMPGFHVDGNDVAAMYAVTRAAVDRARAGGGPTLIEGVTYRIESHTNSDDPTRYRSSRDVEHWKRRDPIERLEKYLVSEGVLTETVRAEITDAAEELAAATREVMTVEAELDPLELFDHVYSRPRAALAEQRAYLAAELAGARDQAEGGR; via the coding sequence ATGAGCCTCAACGTGGAGCACCTCCCGACGCGCACCCTTCCCGCCGAGAAGCCCCTCCGCCTCCTCGACAACGCGGGGCATGCGGTCACCGGCGCGTCGACCGGCGGCTTCTCGCTGCCCGACGTCGACACCCTCCTCGACCTCTACCGCAAGATGGTCGTAGCCCGCCGCTTCGACGTGCAGGTGACCGCGCTCACGAAGCAGGGGCGGCTCGCCACCTACCCGTCGGCGTACGGTCAGGAGGCCTGCGAGATCGGCGCCGTCGCCTCGCTCGACCCGGTCGATTGGCTCTTCCCGACCTACCGCGACAGCATCGCGCTCCTCACCCGGGGCATCGCGCCCGGCGAGATCCTGCAGTCGTTCCGCGGCGACTGGCACAACGGGTACGACCAGCACGCCTACCGCACGGCCGCCCAGGCGACCCCGCTCGCGACGCAGGCGCTGCACGCGGTCGGCCTCGCGCACGCCGCGCGGCTCCGCCGCGACCCCATCGTCTCCCTCACGTACCTCGGCGACGGCGCCACGAGCGAGGGCGACGCCCACGAGGCCTTCAACTTCGCCGCCGTCTGGCAGACGCCGACCGTCTTCATCGTGCAGAACAACCAGTTCGCGATCAGCACCCCGCTCGCGCGCCAGACGCACGCGACGACCCTCGCCGACAAGGCCGTCGGCTACGGCATGCCGGGCTTCCACGTCGACGGCAACGACGTCGCCGCGATGTACGCGGTGACGAGGGCCGCGGTCGACCGGGCACGGGCGGGCGGCGGTCCGACCCTCATCGAGGGCGTCACCTACCGCATCGAGTCGCACACCAACTCCGACGACCCCACCCGCTACCGCTCCTCGCGCGACGTCGAGCACTGGAAGCGGCGCGACCCGATCGAGCGCCTCGAGAAGTACCTCGTGTCCGAGGGCGTCCTCACCGAGACCGTGCGCGCCGAGATCACGGACGCCGCCGAGGAACTCGCCGCCGCGACGCGCGAGGTCATGACGGTCGAGGCCGAACTCGACCCGCTCGAGCTCTTCGACCACGTCTACTCGCGGCCTCGTGCCGCACTCGCCGAGCAGCGCGCCTACCTCGCGGCCGAGCTCGCCGGCGCCCGCGACCAGGCGGAGGGCGGCCGATGA
- a CDS encoding aggregation-promoting factor C-terminal-like domain-containing protein: MRRSRLIVHAATVIALVAGLGLVAAPAAAEDYPTWDEVEAAKQSVAGREAEADRITTLVDGLEQEAGRLGDLAVEAAATAATAAAEHRAAATRAADLRSAADAATRTADEAAARFARLSSVLARTGGADVAMRLFVESGEAGDADDLLDSLTRGAQLADLAAGLAASAEAAQHDAASLSDQADVAERERARLARLAEQAADEARAAHEAAEARVAEQRRALDTLYAQLASLRDRSVELERRFRIGEQARLEAEARERAAAEAAENAGGGGGSGGDDAPPPGMDVDPEGAKAYAAGAVGRYGWGSAQFQCLVLLWTRESSWRADAYNASSGAYGIPQSLPGSKMAAAGADWRTNAATQIEWGLSYIAGRYGAPCGAWAHSEQFNWY, encoded by the coding sequence ATGCGCCGCAGTCGCCTGATCGTGCACGCCGCGACCGTGATCGCCCTCGTGGCGGGACTCGGCCTCGTCGCCGCGCCCGCGGCGGCGGAGGACTACCCCACCTGGGACGAGGTCGAGGCCGCGAAGCAGAGCGTCGCCGGCCGCGAGGCCGAGGCCGATCGGATCACGACGCTCGTCGACGGACTGGAACAGGAGGCCGGACGCCTCGGCGACCTCGCCGTCGAAGCGGCCGCCACCGCCGCGACCGCGGCCGCCGAGCACCGGGCGGCGGCGACGCGTGCCGCCGACCTGCGCTCGGCCGCCGATGCGGCGACGCGGACCGCCGACGAGGCGGCCGCCCGGTTCGCCCGGTTGAGCTCCGTGCTCGCACGCACCGGCGGGGCCGACGTGGCGATGCGGCTCTTCGTCGAGTCGGGCGAGGCCGGTGATGCCGACGACCTGCTCGACAGCCTGACTCGCGGCGCCCAGCTCGCCGATCTCGCAGCCGGGCTCGCCGCGAGCGCCGAGGCGGCCCAGCACGACGCCGCGTCGCTCAGCGACCAGGCCGACGTCGCCGAACGGGAGCGGGCACGTCTCGCCCGCCTCGCCGAGCAGGCTGCCGACGAGGCACGCGCGGCGCACGAGGCCGCCGAGGCACGTGTCGCCGAACAGCGGCGTGCGCTCGACACCCTCTACGCGCAACTCGCCAGCCTGCGCGACCGCTCCGTCGAGCTCGAACGCCGATTCCGCATCGGTGAACAGGCGCGGCTCGAGGCTGAAGCACGCGAGCGGGCCGCCGCCGAGGCCGCCGAGAACGCCGGCGGCGGTGGCGGCAGCGGTGGCGACGACGCTCCGCCTCCCGGAATGGACGTCGACCCGGAGGGTGCCAAGGCGTACGCGGCAGGCGCGGTCGGTCGCTACGGCTGGGGCTCCGCGCAGTTCCAGTGCCTCGTGCTCCTGTGGACCCGGGAGTCGAGCTGGCGGGCCGATGCGTACAACGCTTCCAGCGGCGCGTACGGCATCCCGCAATCGCTGCCCGGCAGCAAGATGGCCGCCGCGGGAGCGGACTGGCGCACCAACGCCGCCACGCAGATCGAATGGGGTCTCTCGTACATCGCCGGCCGCTACGGCGCCCCCTGCGGTGCATGGGCGCACTCCGAGCAGTTCAATTGGTACTGA